AATTCGGTTGTTAGTTCACAAAATATTAGTATTACTAAAATTTGATAAATTCGGTTTCTTTTATAGTCTAACTAAAATCATCTGTTCTCGATTATATTAAAGTCGAAATATATACTTTTAAACAAACAAATTTTTTGTTTGGGTTAATTAGTAGAGTCAGGTTAATTTTAACGTACGTGTTTCATTTTATAAAAGGAATATTGTAAATGATTTTAGAGTTGTATATATCATCAACATGTATTTGTGGTGAACTTTTTCAAAAAAGAAGAAGAAATAACCTCTCCACACAATACATAAAGTAACCTGATCGCATCACTACGCCTCTTTCACAATACAGCTCGAGTATAAATATCTATAAACACACACCATCTCTCCTCACTCCTCAATCTTTACTGAGAGAAGAAGACAAAAAAAAGAATCAAAAGATGATGAGAATCGCCTTTGTCACCTCCCGTCTCATCCGTCGCTCTGCTGCCGCCGCTCAACGTCACCGTCACTCAGCCGGAGATCACGGTAACCATCACGGTAAAAAGGGACCGTTTGAACCAGGGACAAGCCCATGCCGGAAGAACCGAAGAAGATACCTGTCGTGCTGTCCAAGAGAGACAAGAGGATCAGGGTGTTGCGGATGGACGCGGCTCGACTGGTTGAGGATGCGAAGCATAACACAAAAGTGTATGAAAAACTTGTTTGTTTGATGGCTGAATGTCGATGCGATGTACAGAGAGAGATACTCGATGGCCAAATCCGACTGGTTATAGAGAAAGGCGACGAGATTAAGAGGAAGCTAGCCAAGGTCCAGTGGGAGCTTTGGTCCCTTGGGGAGTGGACCGTAGGTGGTGGCGGTGAGGGGACCGGTGGTGGTGGTGGAGACCAGACCGGTGGTGCTGGTGGTGACGTGGGCGGTGGTGGTGACAGTGAGAGAGAGAGCGAGAGCGAGACGGCGGTACCAGTGGTGGAGGAGACGTGAGTCGAGATGGTGACGTGGGCGGTGGTCGTGACGGGACCCAATAGCACTGAAAGTAGTTCTCTTCTTATTAATTAGTTCTAATTTTATGTTTAGGTTCCCTCTTTTATGGTCCCATAAATTAAGTTCTGGTTTAGTTCATTATAAGCTGTTTGTAGTGTACTAATCGTACTTGCCCAAGGTTTTGTAGTTTGATGCCGATTACGATTTATATAAATGAAAGGCATAAAACCAACAATTTATATATGTCAATTTAAATGGAAAATTTGCATTCTAGTGGATAAATTGGTATTACATGAACTTAACTCACAAAGTTAAACAAATCAGGAAAATAATTATGTTGGCATTTGTAAGTATGTCGCAAATGCTTAAAAATATCATATGTTTGTGACACCAGCTTCAATGAATATACAACTATGAGTTTTTGCTTATTTATGGGACCACCTCATTTAAAAAAAATCCTTTTGTTACATTACATCTCTCTCTCAGGTGCTTATATGCATATGAACAAATGATAAATGCCTACGTTTGTTTCCATATAAAACAATAAATGATTCTTATTCCAATTATAAGAAAATATTCACATAAATATATATCCATTTATCCCACATGTTGATCTCTTGAGAGAGAGAGAGAGAGAGAGAGAGAGAGAGAGAGAGAGAGAGGTAGGGAAAAGAGGGGGGCAGATCGTAGCTAAAGAGACAAAAGTGTGAGAAGGTTCAATAGACTCTAGCACACACCATCACTTTAGTAAATATATCCAAAATGATCATGTTCTGAATTAACATATTTTGATTAAAACTTTTTTTTGAGTATTTGATATTTAAATCTGCTTTTATAAATTGAAAATATGACATTAGCCTAATATATATATATATATATATATATATATATATATATATATTTGTTTGAATGGGAGAAAGAGCGACTATAATGAAATATCTTCTAAAAACGTTTATGGATGCCAAAAGATAAAATAACAATTCGCATGGAATCACGATATCATTAATTAAGTTATGAGAAAACAAAAGTTTTAACATAATACCGAGAATAAGACCACTTGTCATATCTATATAATTCCACACAACCTCAGACTACTCAAATGCGATCACCAAATCCGTTGATGTATGATATTTTCCATGACTTGATTTTGTAGTCATTGTTGAAATGTGGGCTGTTTGGGTCAAGAGAGTAAAAGTTCAGACCCAATAAGGCCGATGCCTTCACTAGGGTGGTGCATCTCGTATCTTATTATGCACGAACCTCAAATATCTAATGATCGTATCTTCTTGTTGACTGAAAGAAAAAAAAAAAACAATTAAAGAATGGTGATGGACTGATGTCCAGGGAAAACCCTCCGTTAATACAAAAGGATGCCTTCTCGCCAAGTTGGTTTAACTGTGTAGTAAAGATCAAAACAAATCTTACTACAAAAAAATGAAAAATGAAAGAAAAGGTTTTTGAGACAAGTACATGTTTATATATTTGTTGTAGCCAGTGTAGCTAGATTTAGTCCTGGTTTGTGACTCTTACTGAAGTAAGATTGTTTTGTAAATACAGGTAAATAATACAACATGTGCTGATATATGTCCCATTTTAGACTTATTCTTGGGTTCACTCCCTAGGATGAACCTCTAGGTTCACCAACCAATAGGATTGTGTTATTTCATATTTGAAATCTTTTAAAAGAAGAAACAAAATATTTTCTCAAGCTATAAGTTATATTATATTTTAAAAATAAAAAGGTAAAAATAAATAAATAAAAAATTTATAATATTTTTATCGTCCTCAGCAAAATACTAAACCCTAAATCCTAATCCCTAATCCCTAAATCCTAATCCCTAATCCCTAAATCCTAAATCATAAACTCTTGGGTGAACCCTAAACCCTTGGATTAATTCTAAACTCCAAATCAAAAACACTAAACACTCAAGGGTTTAGGGTTTTAGGATTTAGTATTTTTGATTTAGAGTATGAATTATCCAAGGGTTTAGAGTTTCTCCAAGGGTTTATAGGGTTTATGATTTAGGGTTTAGGGATTAGGATTTAGGGTTTATTATTTTGCTGACGACGATAAAAATATTATTATTATTTTTTAATTCGTTTTTCTCTAACTACTATTTTTTTTAATTTTTTAACCTTTTTATTTTAAAAACATAATATATCTTAACAATATTTTGTTTCTTTTTTTAAAAGATATCGAATTTGAAATAATGAAATCCTATTGGTTGGTGAACCTAGAGGTTCACCCTAGGGGGTGAACACGAAATAACTCCCCATTTAATATGCATTGTTTACAAATGGTATAATGCAAACGTGTGAGAGATCAGTTACACTAATCGGATTATAAATCAAATATTTATTTCTTAGATTATATATGTTATTTTCACGTTGGCGGAGTAGACGCGAGACCACCGCATGTTTTGAATCATAGCCAAATGACAAGTAACGAAATCATATGAAAAGTGTTATATTTAAGTATGTATTTGTCACTAAACAGCTCATCCTAAATATGGTCTTATACCACCCAACACCCCCCACCCCCCCCCATTTAAGATCCAGCACTCGCAATTCCCAAATAATAGCAAATATGCGAGACTCTTCCGGAAGTAAGATTATGCAGGTCGGATTACTTTTTACCAAATATTTTATTTTACCAAAAAAACAATAATACAACAAGTGCTAATATATTTACCTTTTTTATATGTATGTACAAGTTTTATAATGCAAGGTGTGAGAGATCATTTATATAGGATAGCCAAACACAAGTAACGATATGTTATGAAAAGGTTTTGTTATTCTCACCTCTTCGGGTAATAATCTTCTCATCTTTACTGAATGTTGGTTAACTTATGACAGATTCTCAACACTTTCAGGTTCCAGGACATCTTAATATTCTCCAAGGCTTCTAAGAAGGCCAGAGGCAAGTGAGATAAAGAAAACCACTCTTGGTTTGCGCCAGTTTCAAAAGTAATTACTTTTTGTCATCACGTTTAACGAGTATAGGGGTAGGATGGATTCAGGGACATGGAAGGCATAGATTGGCATCAGCAGCTAGCTAATGTTATGTACCTGATTAATTTGTCGGATGACATTTGCTCACTCAATAGTGTGGATTGTAAACGCAGGTTACAAGGAACTATGGAGATAAAAATCCATATCATCCCTGAGGAGTAGGGATGTTAATATGGACTTAACCTAACCCTGCAAACCCATTTATAACCCTAAATTTTATTTTTTAAACAGGGTTTAAATAGGGTTGACCCTAATAGGACCAGTGTTTAAATTCTAACCCTTTTATTTTGATTCACATAACTATTATACAATATTTAATAATGTTTTTCATCAAAAAAAAACTTAAAGTCGAGTTTTCTCGCCAAAAACTGAAAAACGAAATTTTTCGTCGAAACCGCAAAATCGAGTTTTCAACTAAAACAACAAAATCGAGTTTTCCCTCCAAAAACGCAAAATCAAGTTTTTCGTCAAAACTTCGAAATCGAGTTTTCTCGCCAAAAAATCAAAATCGAGTTTTTCGCCAAAACCTCAAAATCGAATTTTCCCGTGAAAACGTAAAATTAAGTTTTTCTGGAAAACCCGTAAAACTCAATTTCACGGTTTTGGCGGGAAAACTCGATTTGCCGGTTTTGTAAGGAAAACTCGATATTGCGGTTTTAGTTTTGGCAGAAAAACTCGATTTTGCGGTTTCGACGGAAAAACTTGATTTTGCAGTTTCGGCGGAAAAACCCGATTTGCCGGTTTCGGCGGAAAACTCGTTTTTGTTGTTTCGGCGGGAAAACGCGATTTTGTAGTTTTGGCGGGAAAACTCGATTTGCCGGTTTCGGCGGAAAAACTCGATTTGCCGGTTTCGGCGGAAAAACTCGNNNNNNNNNNNNNNNNNNNNNNNNNNNNNNNNNNNNNNNNNNNNNNNNNNNNNNNNNNNNNNNNNNNNNNNNNNNNNNNNNNNNNNNNNNNNNACGGTTTCAGCGGGAAATCCTGATTTGCCGGTTTCGGCGGAAAACTTGATTTTGCTGTTTCGGCGGGANNNNNNNNNNNNNNNNNNNNNNNNNNNNNNNNNNNNNNNNNNNNNNNNNNNNNNNNNNNNNNNNNNNNNNNNNNNNNNNNNNNNNNNNNNNNNNNNNNNNNNNNNNNNNNNNNNNNNNNNNNNNNNNNNNNNNNNNNNNNNNNNNNNNNNNNNNNNNNNNNNNNNGATTTTGCGGTTTTGGCGGGAAAACTTGATTTTGTGGTTTTGGTGGAAAAACTCAAATTAGGTGTTTTGGGGGAAAAAACACAATTTTTTTTTGACGGAAAAACTTTATTCTTAGTTGTGGAGCAAAAACTCGATTTTGCGATTTTGGGAGGAAAACTTTTGATTTTGATGCTCAACAAATTGGAGGAAAGAATCATATCATATCTTAATTTTTCTAGTTTTATCTTTAAAATTTAAGAACAAAAATAAATGAAATATTTTTTTTAATTACATGAGGTAACCCTGGTACCAGTCCTAACCCTTGATTATAATAGGGTTAAAATAGGTTTGGGTTAAAATAGGACTGAGCTTATAATAAACAAAAGAGTGTTGGGCCCTAACCCTGTAGTTAACATCACTAGTGAGGAGTGAGGAGCTCTGACGTTACGTACATCTCACAACGAAAGCTTTGTTAATTTTCTTCTTTTCGAATTACCCTCTGAAGCGAAATAACCCTGAAAAAATTTACTAAAAAAGAGTTGTGAGATGTGTACAGAGAATTTTGTTGTGTTAATTGGTCTTTTAATTAAGAGGTTTTGTTGTTGAAGAATTGAGCCAATCAGTTATCTAATCATAACAAAGGAACAAATGCAAAAACTCCAGAAATATTAAAAACAGACTGCACTTAGCAAACACCAAGTGGTTTAGTAAGACTCAGCCATCAATTCCAAACTAGGTTTCTAGATTTTTTGAGGAGGAATATAGTAAGCAGGGAAGTGAGAATCAATATAGCTAATGAAAGCGTGACCAGACAGATCGATATAAGCGACTTCGTTGAAAGCTTCCAAGAACTCAACGTGGTTTGAGTGCAAGCCAGGAAAGGAAGCAGCAAGGGCACAGAATGGTTCAGAATCCGAGAGGAAAATGACTAAATCTCCTATGTCTTGAGTGTAGACAGCGTTTCCTTCTTCATCTATCTTGAACACCATTAAAGCTCTCGTCTTCATTTTTGCAATACCACCCTTGCTGATCTCGGCTGTCTTCCTATACATCTTAACCAAGAAAGTCTCACCAGTTGGTGACTCCACCAAGCGCTCGCTCTTGCAACACGAATCCATAAGCTCGCGTGTGGACTTCGGCAGCTTAGGAAGCTTTTGGAAATGCAAGGTCTGCAATTTGGGGTCCTCGCTGGGTTTGCAGGGATCCCATGACCCGATGAGGTGGCCTCCATATCCGACAATGCGAAACATCTCCTCTTTCTTGGAGAACACGACACGTGAGGAGTAGAAACAGGGGTTTTTGATCCTGATGTTGGTCCACTCTGGTTTACAACTCTGAGAGGCTGGTTTGCAAAAGCTGAGCTGAGCTCCCAAGAACTTAGCAGCTACAACACAGGTCTCATCATCATCCGGAAAAGATGAGGACATTGACACGTTGGTGATGATTTTGGTTTGGCAGTGTCTCATGGTTACAAGGGGAGGC
This genomic interval from Brassica oleracea var. oleracea cultivar TO1000 chromosome C2, BOL, whole genome shotgun sequence contains the following:
- the LOC106323446 gene encoding uncharacterized protein LOC106323446, which translates into the protein MSLFLSRLRLGKEGLVRRSSLLILSNGLSSSSLHQSPPCNILGAKPCGEGLGKLIIKNANERDPTEPEKKVPMELVYNNHGNDTIVGASHGWIATLKNDGILRLQDDLNPYASYTEPKHIPLPPLVTMRHCQTKIITNVSMSSSFPDDDETCVVAAKFLGAQLSFCKPASQSCKPEWTNIRIKNPCFYSSRVVFSKKEEMFRIVGYGGHLIGSWDPCKPSEDPKLQTLHFQKLPKLPKSTRELMDSCCKSERLVESPTGETFLVKMYRKTAEISKGGIAKMKTRALMVFKIDEEGNAVYTQDIGDLVIFLSDSEPFCALAASFPGLHSNHVEFLEAFNEVAYIDLSGHAFISYIDSHFPAYYIPPQKI